One window of the Triticum dicoccoides isolate Atlit2015 ecotype Zavitan chromosome 3B, WEW_v2.0, whole genome shotgun sequence genome contains the following:
- the LOC119278160 gene encoding uncharacterized protein At3g27210-like — protein sequence MGSCASVHKDDVGLPKKQQLLNASSPPSKDGTKAVDGAPVGDVLVDLKRKIEGFGPSRTPDTGSKDEMFFESQPWLDSDCEDDFYSINGDFTPSRGSTPVHQPRAQTVMSSVFLPDNAVQSPNSSEASPTGRRKLADLLQEATRNDTGESADAATGESDGSKSGQQAVAPAAGKSVSERSSGCSTEPTPVREARSRKERAWYAGRCCLPTFVHSLALDDEGRQKTGPGPCAV from the exons ATGGGTTCTTGCGCGTCGGTCCACAAGGACGACGTCGGGCTGCCTAAGAAGCAGCAGCTGCTCAacgcctcctcgccgccgtccaaGGACGGCACCAAGGCCGTCGACGGCGCCCCCGTCGGCGACGTCCTCGTCGACCTCAAGCGCAAGATCGAGGGCTTCGGCCCCAGCAGGACCCCTGACACCG GTAGCAAGGATGAGATGTTCTTCGAGTCTCAACCGTGGTTAGATTCCGACTGCGAGGACGACTTCTACAGTATAAATGGAG ATTTCACTCCGTCGCGCGGCAGCACTCCGGTCCATCAACCCAGGGCGCAGACCGTGATGAGCAGCGTATTTCTACCTGACAACGCCGTGCAGAGTCCCAATTCATCGGAGGCTTCTCCAACTGGACGGAGAAAATTAGCCGATCTCCTGCAAGAGGCGACGCGGAACGACACTGGGGAGAGCGCCGACGCCGCCACCGGAGAGTCGGACGGCAGCAAGAGCGGACAACAAGCCGTTGCCCCAGCAGCTGGGAAGTCTGTGTCGGAGCGCAGCTCCGGCTGCAGCACGGAGCCGACGCCGGTGAGGGAGGCCAGGAGCCGGAAAGAGCGGGCCTGGTATGCTGGCCGCTGCTGCCTGCCGACCTTCGTCCACAGCCTGGCCCTAGACGACGAGGGGCGGCAGAAGACGGGCCCTGGCCCCTGCGCCGTCTGA
- the LOC119278161 gene encoding transcription and mRNA export factor ENY2-like produces the protein MRSSINRPPTPDQDEEEEEEVGKEASLGDIINLKLVESGEKERLMELLRERLVECGWRDDMKALCRAYARKKGRNNVTLDDLIHVITPKGRASVPDAVKAELLQRIRSFLMSSSLW, from the exons AT GAGGTCGTCGATTAACCGGCCGCCGACGCCGGaccaggacgaggaggaggaggaggaggtagggAAGGAGGCTTCTCTCGGAGATATCATCAACCTCAAG TTGGTAGAGAGCGGCGAGAAAGAGCGGCTGATGGAGCTTCTCCGGGAGCGGCTCGTCGAGTGCGGCTGGAGGGATGACATGAAGGCTCTCTGCAG GGCATATGCAAGGAAAAAGGGAAGAAATAATGTAACATTAGATGATCTTATTCATGTTATTACTCCAAAAGGAAGAG CCTCGGTGCCCGATGCGGTGAAGGCGGAGCTGCTGCAACGCATCCGATCCTTTCTGATGTCTTCCTCGCTTTGGTAG